One Cucurbita pepo subsp. pepo cultivar mu-cu-16 chromosome LG07, ASM280686v2, whole genome shotgun sequence genomic region harbors:
- the LOC111798782 gene encoding probable calcium-binding protein CML15, whose protein sequence is MESIQEILQRPLSEKEADCVLKLRDTNKDGVLEKKELMNDLRPSKLQLTREEIKEIFLEHDIDGDGCLSVGEVTKAFNFMGSSLSFHKARHGLALADCDGDGVISEEELDKLVDYFEKTNKKCLKRVVPKRSV, encoded by the coding sequence ATGGAAAGCATTCAAGAAATACTCCAAAGGCCTCTATCTGAGAAGGAAGCAGACTGTGTGCTGAAGCTTCGTGATACCAACAAAGATGGCGTTCTTGAGAAGAAGGAGCTGATGAATGACTTGAGGCCCTCCAAACTACAGCTCACTCGGGAGGAGATCAAAGAGATTTTCCTAGAACACGACATCGATGGAGATGGTTGTCTTAGTGTCGGTGAGGTAACTAAGGCCTTCAATTTCATGGGTTCTTCGCTCTCGTTTCATAAAGCTCGTCATGGCTTGGCTCTTGCTGATTGTGATGGCGATGGCGTTATTAGCGAGGAGGAACTTGATAAACTCGTTGATTATTTCGAAAAAACCAACAAGAAGTGTTTAAAGAGAGTTGTTCCAAAAAGAAGTGTTTAA